A genomic region of Candidatus Eisenbacteria bacterium contains the following coding sequences:
- a CDS encoding PIG-L deacetylase family protein, whose translation MISLRLAEGLGRGPTILCLGAHCDDIEIGCGGTLLRLLRERKDVSVRWVVFSSTPERAREAERAAAMFLKGARARDVRIHSFEDGHFPYQGSEIKKVFEELKRGPAPDLVLTHYRDDRHQDHRVLSDTAWQTFRDSMILEYEIPKYDGDLGTPNVFVPLDAATCERKIKAVVRSYRTQHAKPWFTEETLRALMRLRGVESRARYAEAFYGRKIVL comes from the coding sequence GTGATCTCGCTCCGGCTGGCGGAAGGCCTCGGGCGCGGCCCGACGATCCTCTGTCTGGGCGCGCACTGCGACGACATCGAGATCGGCTGCGGGGGGACCCTGCTCCGGCTCCTGCGCGAGCGGAAGGACGTGTCCGTCCGCTGGGTCGTGTTCAGCTCCACGCCGGAGCGCGCGCGCGAGGCCGAGCGCGCCGCCGCGATGTTCCTCAAGGGAGCCCGCGCGCGGGACGTGCGGATCCATTCGTTCGAGGACGGCCACTTCCCGTACCAGGGATCGGAGATCAAGAAGGTGTTCGAGGAGCTGAAGCGCGGCCCGGCGCCCGATCTCGTGCTCACGCACTACCGGGACGACCGGCATCAGGATCACCGCGTGCTGAGCGACACGGCGTGGCAGACCTTCCGGGACTCCATGATCCTCGAGTACGAGATCCCGAAGTACGACGGGGACCTCGGAACCCCGAACGTCTTCGTGCCGCTGGACGCGGCGACCTGCGAGCGGAAGATCAAGGCCGTCGTCCGCAGCTACCGGACGCAGCACGCCAAGCCCTGGTTCACGGAGGAGACCCTTCGCGCGCTGATGCGCCTGCGCGGGGTGGAGTCGCGGGCGCGCTACGCCGAAGCCTTCTACGGACGGAAGATCGTCCTCTAG
- a CDS encoding polysaccharide pyruvyl transferase family protein produces MPPRRIGVLGHVGNGNLGDEALIASVLQGVRDRIPDAEILAFTIRPEDTRARHGIPAVPLVPGIGAPPEPALRARVSAPVTADPRPSPLRRVLGSVPGALPLVRGLRGAPGALRAAAREAAFWPERLRALRGLDLLVVAGSNQISDNYGGPWAFPYTLAAWTAAARLTGVPVAYLSVGAGPIRSPLSRRLLRAALGWAAYRSYRDVGSREWVAGIGLAGPHRIVPDLVHGLAFDVPAESHGAGDAGRTIVVNPFPYRDPRFTPGGDRDAYERYVEILAGLAAHVLARGDRVRFVPTQLRQDPLVIEDILEALARRGAPLPARDALAPSVTTFEDLVRALAAADLVIATRFHGVVLAQMLGKPVLGIAYRRSTTDLLQDVGQEDYAIEGASLTLEGLLERLGSLESDAGAADRIHRRVLELRRAVGLQYDEVLSASPARERSPAFAGAR; encoded by the coding sequence ATGCCCCCGCGCCGCATCGGGGTCCTGGGACACGTCGGAAACGGGAACCTCGGCGACGAGGCGCTCATCGCGAGCGTGCTCCAGGGCGTGCGTGACCGGATTCCGGACGCCGAGATCCTGGCGTTCACGATCCGTCCCGAGGACACCCGCGCGCGCCACGGAATTCCCGCGGTTCCGCTCGTGCCCGGCATCGGCGCCCCTCCGGAGCCTGCGCTCCGCGCGCGGGTTTCGGCTCCCGTGACGGCCGATCCCAGGCCCTCTCCCCTCCGTCGCGTGCTCGGGTCCGTGCCGGGAGCACTCCCCCTCGTCCGCGGATTGCGAGGAGCTCCCGGCGCGCTCCGCGCGGCGGCCCGCGAGGCGGCGTTCTGGCCGGAGCGCCTGCGAGCGCTGCGCGGCCTCGACCTCCTCGTGGTCGCGGGCTCGAATCAGATCTCCGACAACTACGGCGGTCCCTGGGCCTTCCCGTACACGCTCGCCGCGTGGACCGCGGCGGCGCGCCTCACCGGAGTTCCCGTGGCCTACCTGAGCGTCGGAGCCGGCCCCATTCGATCCCCGTTGAGCCGCCGCCTGCTTCGCGCCGCGCTCGGATGGGCCGCGTACCGTTCCTACCGCGACGTGGGATCGCGGGAATGGGTCGCCGGGATCGGTCTCGCGGGGCCGCACCGGATCGTGCCGGACCTCGTGCACGGTCTCGCGTTCGACGTGCCGGCGGAGTCCCACGGCGCGGGGGACGCCGGCCGGACCATCGTCGTGAATCCGTTCCCCTATCGCGATCCGCGCTTCACGCCCGGAGGGGATCGCGACGCGTACGAACGCTACGTGGAGATCCTCGCCGGGCTCGCCGCCCACGTGCTCGCGCGGGGCGACCGCGTGCGGTTCGTGCCGACCCAGCTCCGCCAGGATCCGCTCGTGATCGAGGACATCCTCGAGGCGCTCGCCCGGCGCGGCGCACCGCTTCCGGCGAGGGACGCGCTCGCGCCGAGCGTCACGACCTTCGAGGACCTGGTGCGGGCGCTCGCCGCCGCGGACCTCGTGATCGCGACCCGGTTCCACGGGGTCGTGCTCGCGCAGATGCTCGGGAAGCCGGTTCTCGGAATCGCCTACCGCCGCTCCACGACGGATCTGCTCCAGGACGTGGGCCAGGAAGACTACGCGATCGAGGGCGCCTCGCTCACGCTCGAGGGGCTCCTGGAGCGGCTCGGCTCGCTGGAATCGGACGCGGGGGCGGCGGATCGGATCCACCGGCGGGTGCTGGAGCTGCGACGCGCGGTGGGCCTGCAGTACGACGAGGTCCTGAGCGCATCGCCCGCGAGGGAGCGTTCGCCGGCGTTCGCCGGGGCGCGCTAG
- a CDS encoding class I SAM-dependent methyltransferase — MSDRAEFPELADQERFWETWQEAKSITPWSLARADALLALIRSLKLGNPRILDLGCGTGWFAERLSSLGTVTATDLSKKAMEEARRRRPDIRFLDGDLFTLEIPDAPFDLVVCQQVIAHVVDQPRLVERAASLLKPQGYLVITTPNRFVMDRLGDLGWDATPPEHIEQWLDRRSLERLLRPRFEILRVSSILPMGTRGILRFVNSSRLNGMLSRIIPETTIRAWKERAGLGYTLIALARRKG, encoded by the coding sequence GTGAGCGACCGCGCGGAGTTTCCGGAGCTCGCGGACCAGGAGCGCTTCTGGGAGACCTGGCAGGAGGCCAAGTCGATCACGCCGTGGTCCCTCGCCCGCGCGGACGCCCTCCTCGCGTTGATCCGGTCCCTGAAGCTCGGGAATCCACGGATCCTCGACCTCGGGTGCGGCACGGGCTGGTTCGCCGAGCGGCTCTCCTCGCTCGGAACCGTGACCGCGACGGATCTCTCGAAGAAGGCCATGGAGGAGGCGCGGAGGCGGCGTCCGGACATCCGCTTCCTGGACGGCGATCTGTTCACGCTCGAGATCCCCGACGCGCCGTTCGACCTCGTGGTCTGCCAGCAGGTCATCGCGCACGTCGTGGACCAGCCGCGGCTCGTGGAGCGCGCCGCTTCCCTGCTGAAGCCGCAAGGGTACCTGGTGATCACGACGCCGAACCGGTTCGTGATGGACCGGCTCGGCGATCTGGGATGGGATGCGACCCCCCCCGAGCACATCGAGCAGTGGCTCGATCGCAGGTCGCTCGAGCGGCTCCTGCGGCCGCGCTTCGAGATCCTCCGCGTCTCCTCCATCCTTCCGATGGGCACGCGAGGCATCCTGCGATTCGTGAACTCCTCCCGCCTGAACGGGATGCTCTCTCGGATCATCCCCGAGACGACGATCCGCGCGTGGAAGGAGCGCGCCGGCCTGGGTTACACCCTCATCGCTCTCGCGCGACGAAAGGGCTGA